A portion of the bacterium Unc6 genome contains these proteins:
- a CDS encoding dTDP-4-dehydrorhamnose 3,5-epimerase → MKNIEGVQTKRLNIIPDKRGRLMEILRCDDVLYKGFGQVYITTVLPGVVKAWHYHKKQTDSMTCVSGMVILALYDNREGSVTKGTISEYCIGVYNPLLVQIPPGILHGLKCIGKEESIVINVPDMLYNYQQPDEYRVKPHSKDIDYDWEEIDG, encoded by the coding sequence ATGAAAAACATAGAAGGCGTCCAAACAAAACGGTTAAATATCATACCTGATAAAAGAGGAAGGCTGATGGAAATTTTAAGGTGCGATGATGTTCTTTATAAAGGGTTCGGTCAGGTGTATATTACCACTGTTCTTCCGGGGGTTGTAAAAGCATGGCATTATCACAAGAAACAGACGGATAGTATGACCTGTGTAAGCGGGATGGTTATTCTTGCTCTTTATGATAATAGGGAAGGTTCCGTAACAAAAGGGACAATATCTGAGTATTGCATAGGAGTATATAATCCATTACTTGTTCAAATTCCCCCAGGTATTCTACATGGTTTAAAGTGTATTGGTAAAGAAGAATCAATAGTTATAAATGTTCCGGATATGTTGTATAACTATCAACAACCCGATGAGTATAGAGTTAAACCCCATAGTAAGGATATAGACTACGACTGGGAAGAGATAGATGGCTGA